One Glycine soja cultivar W05 chromosome 2, ASM419377v2, whole genome shotgun sequence genomic region harbors:
- the LOC114381997 gene encoding AAA-ATPase At3g50940-like, producing the protein MFSSRDMAMASPSSIFSAYASMTAYIMLLRSITNDLIPQPIRCYLTNTFRYFFKARCNALALIIEEYSSGIARNHVYDAAEVYLSTKITPENERLNISKSPKEKKLSIRLEKGEELVDWFNGVKLNWKLICSESEKSNSPTRAEKKYFELSFEKKHKEMVLGTYLPFILEKEKEMKDEERVLKMHTLNTSYGYGGFKWDSINLDHPSTFETLALEAEQKSAIMEDLSRFVRRRKYYRKVGRAWKRGYLLYGPPGTGKSSLIAAMANYLKFDIYDLQLDNLVTDSDLRKLLLATENRSILVIEDIDCSTVDLPGPRHGDGRKQPDVQLSLCGLLNFIDGLWSSCGDERIIILTTNHKERLDPALLRPGRMDMHIHMSYCSYHGFKVLASNYLDIAPDHHLFGKIEGLIEDMEITPAQVAEELMKSEDADTALEGFLKLLKRKKMEGDVCENDGSHKTELRQSKRSKVGCKQKRPVCISKRKNGVGTQRMTREDVHCNQLSTPNIVVVTALPRM; encoded by the exons ATGTTTTCCTCAAGAGACATGGCTATGGCTTCACCCTCTTCAATCTTCTCAGCTTATGCTTCCATGACAGCCTACATTATGCTCCTGCGTTCAATTACCAACGACCTCATTCCTCAACCAATTCGCTGCTACCTCACCAACACCTTCCGCTACTTCTTCAAGGCTCGCTGCAACGCCCTCGCCCTCATCATCGAAGAGTACTCCAGTGGCATAGCGCGCAACCATGTCTACGACGCTGCAGAGGTTTACTTGTCCACCAAAATCACCCCAGAAAATGAGAGGCTCAACATCAGCAAGAGTCCAAAGGAGAAAAAACTCTCCATTAGGCTGGAAAAGGGTGAAGAGCTAGTTGATTGGTTCAACGGGGTTAAGCTCAACTGGAAACTAATCTGCTCAGAGTCTGAGAAGAGCAATAGTCCCACAAGAGCAGAAAAGAAGTACTTTGAGCTAAGCTTTGAGAAGAAGCACAAGGAGATGGTGTTGGGAACTTACTTGCCTTTCATTCTTGAGAAGGAAAAGGAGATGAAGGACGAGGAGAGGGTGTTGAAGATGCACACTCTCAACACTTCATATGGTTATGGAGGGTTCAAGTGGGATTCTATTAATTTAGACCACCCTTCAACGTTTGAGACGCTGGCTTTGGAGGCAGAGCAGAAGAGTGCCATCATGGAGGATTTGAGCAGGTTTGTGAGGAGGAGGAAGTATTATAGGAAAGTTGGGAGGGCTTGGAAACGCGGGTACTTGTTGTACGGCCCTCCAGGTACCGGCAAATCGAGCTTGATCGCAGCCATGGCTAACTACTTGAAGTTTGATATCTATGAtcttcagcttgacaacttagtGACCGATTCCGACCTCAGAAAGTTGTTGCTAGCAACTGAAAACAGGTCTATTCTGGTGATTGAGGACATCGATTGCAGTACTGTCGATCTGCCAGGGCCTAGGCATGGAGATGGACGTAAGCAACCTGATGTGCAG TTGAGTTTGTGTGGATTACTCAACTTCATAGATGGGTTATGGTCGAGTTGTGGAGACGAGAGAATCATCATACTCACCACCAACCACAAGGAAAGGCTAGACCCGGCACTGCTGCGGCCAGGAAGAATGGACATGCACATTCACATGTCCTACTGCTCCTACCACGGCTTCAAGGTTTTGGCCTCAAACTACCTAGACATCGCCCCAGATCATCACCTCTTCGGGAAGATTGAAGGGCTGATAGAGGACATGGAGATAACCCCAGCACAAGTGGCAGAGGAACTGATGAAGAGCGAAGATGCTGACACGGCGCTAGAAGGGTTCCTAAAGCTGCTTAAGAGGAAGAAGATGGAAGGTGATGTGTGTGAGAATGATGGTTCACATAAAACAGAACTTCGCCAATCTAAAAGGTCCAAAGTTGGTTGCAAGCAGAAAAGACCCGTTTGTATCAGCAAGAGAAAAAATGGTGTGGGTACTCAAAGAATGACAAGAGAGGACGTACATTGTAATCAGCTTAGCACCCCAAATATAGTTGTAGTTACGGCTTTGCCTCGCATGTAG
- the LOC114382006 gene encoding AAA-ATPase At3g50940-like codes for MSFFSSSNLATAKTVLSAAASVAATAMVVRSVASDLLPSELRSYITNGIHSMFWRFSSEITLVIDEFDGLLNNQIYEAAETYLGAKISPNTRRLKVSKPETDTTFALTMERNESLTDVFRSMKFNWVLVCRQVESRGFHNPRDLNATMKSEVRSLELTFNKKHKDMVLQTYLPYILNEAKSMKQATKALKIFTVDYQNMYGNISDAWVGMKLDHPATFDTLAMERGAKEFVMRDLERFVKRKEYYRRVGKAWKRGYLLYGPPGTGKSSLIAAMANYLKFDVYDLELTELNANSELRRLLIAMANRSILVVEDIDCTVEFHDRRAEARAASGHNNDRQVTLSGLLNFIDGLWSSCGDERIIVFTTNHKDKLDPALLRPGRMDVHIHMSYCTPCGFRQLASNYLGIKEHSLFEKIEEEMQKTQVTPAEVAEQLLKSSHIETSLEQLIDFMRKKKETQKLEAKKKEQEAKEEQQRKEIDDGGKGEKVDSDDNNNEKKSTTT; via the exons ATGTCCTTCTTTTCCTCCTCCAACCTGGCCACCGCCAAGACGGTGCTCTCGGCGGCGGCCTCGGTGGCTGCCACCGCAATGGTGGTCCGCTCCGTGGCGAGCGACCTCCTCCCGTCGGAGCTCCGGTCCTACATCACCAACGGCATCCACAGCATGTTCTGGCGCTTCTCCTCCGAGATAACCCTGGTCATCGACGAGTTCGACGGCCTCCTCAACAACCAAATCTACGAGGCCGCCGAAACCTACCTCGGCGCCAAAATCTCTCCCAACACACGCAGACTTAAAGTCAGCAAGCCCGAGACAGACACAACCTTCGCCCTCACAATGGAGCGCAACGAGTCCTTAACCGACGTTTTCAGAAGCATGAAATTTAACTGGGTTCTCGTCTGCCGTCAGGTCGAGTCCAGAGGCTTCCACAACCCTCGCGACCTCAACGCCACCATGAAATCCGAGGTTCGCTCCCTCGAACTCACTTTTAACAAGAAGCATAAAGACATGGTGCTCCAAACCTATCTTCCCTATATCCTCAACGAAGCCAAGTCCATGAAACAAGCTACAAAAGCGCTTAAGATCTTCACAGTCGACTACCAGAACATGTACGGCAACATCAGCGACGCGTGGGTGGGGATGAAGCTGGACCATCCCGCCACGTTCGACACGCTGGCGATGGAGCGTGGCGCGAAGGAGTTTGTCATGAGGGACTTGGAGAGGTTCGTAAAGAGGAAGGAGTATTATAGGAGAGTTGGGAAGGCGTGGAAGAGAGGGTATTTGCTGTATGGTCCTCCCGGCACCGGGAAATCGAGCTTGATTGCTGCCATGGCGAATTACTTGAAGTTTGATGTGTATGATTTGGAGCTGACGGAGCTGAATGCTAACTCGGAGCTCAGGAGGTTGCTCATTGCAATGGCGAATAGGTCCATTCTTGTTGTGGAGGACATTGATTGCACTGTTGAGTTTCATGATCGGAGAGCTGAGGCCAGAGCTGCTTCTGGACATAACAACGACAGAcag GTTACACTATCGGGGTTGCTTAATTTCATTGATGGGTTATGGTCAAGTTGTGGGGATGAGAGGATCATAGTGTTCACAACAAACCACAAGGACAAGCTTGACCCTGCATTGCTGCGCCCTGGTCGAATGGATGTTCACATTCACATGTCCTATTGCACTCCCTGTGGTTTCAGGCAGCTAGCTTCCAATTACCTCGGAATCAAAGAGCATTCTCTCTTCGAAAAGATCGAGGAAGAGATGCAGAAAACCCAGGTGACTCCTGCTGAGGTAGCAGAACAGCTTCTGAAGAGCAGCCACATCGAAACTAGCCTCGAACAGCTTATAGATTTCatgagaaagaagaaagaaactcAGAAATTGGAGGCTAAAAAGAAGGAACAAGAGGCCAAAGAGGAACAGCAGAGAAAGGAAATTGATGATGGTGGTAAAGGAGAAAAAGTTGACAGTgatgataacaataatgaaaagaaaagtacTACTACCTAG
- the LOC114382037 gene encoding dammarenediol 12-hydroxylase-like, whose product MSNVLLWFPRVALEDCTIEGYDIKKGWHVNIDATYIQRFDEMQKPYSFIPFGSGPRTCLGINMAKVTMLVFLHRLTGGYTGTLDDSDTCLEKKAHIPRIRSGCPITLKSLSKSMPEA is encoded by the exons ATGTCCAATGTCCTGTTGTGGTTTCCTCGTGTTGCACTTGAAGACTGCACGATCGAAG GGTATGATATAAAGAAAGGGTGGCACGTTAACATCGATGCAACTTACATACAAAGATTTGAT GAAATGCAAAAGCCATACAGTTTCATACCTTTTGGATCAGGGCCTAGGACATGCCTTGGGATCAATATGGCGAAAGTGACAATGTTGGTCTTTTTACACAGACTCACTGGTGGTTACAC GGGGACCCTTGATGATTCAGATACTTGCTTAGAAAAGAAGGCACACATACCTAGGATAAGGAGTGGCTGCCCAATAACTTTGAAGTCCTTAAGCAAAAGCATGCCAGAGGCATAA
- the LOC114382014 gene encoding uncharacterized protein LOC114382014: MAHHHNNSTTLRVFCVGTLDTKLHELLFLSESLRSNLNRFSSSKVEVVVVDVSAGTNAPESLQDLAFVSRNDVVSSYNSGSGEALSLPEDRGKAVAVMTQALEQFLKKSHENQSLVGVIGVGGSGGTSLLSSPFASLPIGIPKVIVSTVASGQTEPYVGTSDLVLFPSVVDVAGINRVSRLILSNAAAAFAGMVVGRVQSLQESSRAEDKPTVGITMFGVTTPCVNAVRDRLHEEGYETLVFHATGVGGRAMENLVREGFIQGVFDITTTEVADYIVGGVMACESSRFDAIIESKVPLVLSVGALDMVNFGAKDTIPLKFQQRNIYEHNKQVSLMRTTVDENRKFADFIANKLKNSSSKICVCLPEKGVSALDAPGKPFYDPEATSTLLRELQNLIPTNDDRQVKVYPHHINDLEFSNALVDAFLEINEKTSKGSTHQQVASPESVEQFHEDNVSNASSFGTILYTPNEFPEARTETLEKTQLILQQLLHQIHKGIPIIGAGAGTGISAKFEEAGGVDLIVLYNSGRFRMAGRGSLAGLLPFADANAVVLDMANEVLPVVKKVPVLAGVCATDPFRRMDYFLKQVESTGFSGVQNFPTVGLFDGNFRQNLEETGMGYSLEVEMIQKAHKMGLLTTPYAFNQYEAIEMAKVGADIIVAHMGLTTTGSIGAKTAVSLEESVVRVQAIADAAHRINPGVIVLFHGGPISGPKEAEFILKRTKGVHGFYGASSMERLPVEQAITNTVKEYKSISFH, encoded by the exons ATGGCGCACCACCACAACAACTCCACAACTCTTCGCGTTTTCTGCGTCGGAACCCTCGACACCAAGCTCCACGAGCTCCTATTCCTCTCCGAATCACTTCGCTCCAATCTCAATCGCTTCTCCTCCTCTAAG GTAGAAGTGGTGGTGGTTGATGTCTCTGCCGGTACAAACGCGCCAGAGAGTTTGCAGGATTTGGCGTTTGTTTCAAGGAATGATGTTGTGTCTTCCTACAACAGTGGATCAGGCGAGGCTTTGTCTCTCCCGGAGGACAGAGGCAAGGCTGTTGCCGTGATGACTCAAGCATTGGAGCAGTTCCTGAAGAAGTCTCACGAGAATCAGAGTCTTGTTGGCGTTATTGGTGTTGGGGGGAGTGGAGGGACGTCCCTCTTGTCGTCTCCCTTCGCCTCTCTCCCAATTGGGATCCCCAAGGTCATCGTGTCAACCGTGGCCAGCGGTCAAACTGAGCCTTATGTTGGAACCTCGGATTTGGTGTTGTTTCCGTCTGTCGTGGACGTTGCTGGCATCAATAGAGTTAGCAGGCTCATCCTGTCCAATGCTGCAGCTGCTTTTGCTGGGATGGTTGTTGGAAGGGTTCAGAGCTTACAGGAATCTTCTCGCGCCGAAGATAAGCCTACCGTTGGGATAACTATGTTTGGAGTTACTACTCCTTGTGTTAATGCTGTCAGAGATAGGTTGCATGAAGAAGGTTATGAAACCCTGGTTTTCCATGCAACTGGGGTTGGTGGCAGGGCGATGGAGAATTTGGTTAGAGAGGGATTTATACAG GGTGTTTTTGACATCACAACAACAGAGGTAGCAGACTACATAGTTGGAGGTGTAATGGCTTGTGAAAGTTCTCGTTTTGATGCCATCATAGAGAGTAAAGTCCCGTTAGTCTTGAGTGTGGGAGCATTAGACATGGTGAACTTTGGAGCGAAAGATACCATACCACTGAAGTTTCAGCAGAGAAATATATATGAACACAATAAACAG GTTTCACTTATGCGAACAACGGTAGATGAGAACAGAAAATTTGCTGATTTCATAGCAAATAAACTGAAGAATTCATCATCTAAGATTTGTGTTTGCCTTCCAGAAAAAGGTGTATCTGCTTTAGATGCACCTGGGAAGCCATTTTATGATCCAGAGGCAACGAGTACTCTTCTTCGTGAATTACAAAACCTTATTCCGACTAATGATGATCGACAG GTAAAGGTGTATCCTCATCATATTAATGATCTTGAATTTTCAAATGCATTGGTTGATGCATTTTTAGAGATTAATGAGAAAACTAGTAAAGGTTCTACTCATCAACAAGTAGCCAGTCCTGAATCTGTTGAACAATTTCATGAGGATAATGTTTCAAATGCATCAAGCTTTGGGACCATTCTCTATACACCTAATGAATTCCCAGAAGCAAGAACAG AAACTTTGGAGAAAACACAGCTTATATTACAGCAACTTTTACATCAGATACATAAAGGAATTCCTATAATAGGAGCTGGTGCTGGGACAGGTATATCTGCCAAGTTTGAAGAAGCTGGAGGGGTTGATCTAATAGTATTGTACAATTCAGGGCGCTTCCGAATGGCTGGAAGAGGTTCATTAGCTGGATTATTACCTTTTGCTGATGCTAATGCTGTTGTTCTCGACATGGCCAATGAAGTTTTGCCA GTGGTAAAGAAGGTTCCAGTTCTTGCTGGTGTATGTGCAACTGATCCCTTCCGTCGAATGGATTACTTCCTTAAACAGGTGGAGTCTACTGGATTCTCAGGGGTACAAAATTTTCCTACTGTTGGGTTATTTGATGGTAATTTTAGACAAAATCTTGAAGAAACGGGAATGGGATATAG CTTGGAAGTTGAGATGATCCAGAAAGCCCATAAAATGGGTCTCTTGACAACCCCATATGCTTTCAATCAATATGAAGCTATTGAAATGGCTAAAGTTGGCGCTGATATTATAGTGGCCCATATGGGTCTAACTACAACAGGCTCCATAGGTGCAAAAACAGCTGTTTCACTTGAAGAAAGTGTAGTTCGTGTACAAGCTATTGCAGATGCAGCGCATAGGATCAATCCCGGTGTCATTGTGTTGTTTCATGGAG GTCCAATATCCGGTCCAAAAGAGGCAGAATTTATATTGAAGAGAACCAAAGGAGTTCATGGGTTTTATGGGGCTTCAAGTATGGAAAGACTTCCAGTGGAGCAGGCTATTACAAATACAGTCAAAGAGTACAagtcaatttcttttcattaa
- the LOC114382044 gene encoding salicylate carboxymethyltransferase-like, with protein MEVAQVLHMNGGVGDASYANNSFVQQKAICLSKPIREEAITGLYCNTVPRSLAIADLGCSYGPNTLSVVSEFIKTVEKLCRKLNHKSPEYKVFLNDLPGNDFNNIFMSLDNFKEKLCDEIETGVGPCYFFGVPGSFYSRVFPNQSLNFVHSSYSLQWLSKVPEGVNKNRGNIYIGSTSPSNVGRAYYEQFQRDFCVFLKCRAEELVEGGRMVLTILGRRSDAENPAIKEGGYIIWELMATALNDMVMQGIIKEEQLDTFNIPQYTPSPSEVELEVLKEGSFAINRLELAEVNWNPLDDLNALDFESERSESLRDNGYSLAQCMRSVAEPMLVNQFGEDIIEEVFSRYQKLLADRMSKEQTKFNNITISLTRKA; from the exons ATGGAAGTAGCACAGGTACTGCACATGAACGGTGGCGTTGGAGACGCAAGCTATGCAAACAACTCCTTTGTTCAG CAAAAGGCGATTTGTTTGTCAAAGCCCATAAGAGAGGAAGCCATAACAGGTCTCTATTGCAACACAGTCCCGAGAAGCTTGGCAATTGCAGATTTAGGTTGCTCTTATGGACCAAACACTTTGTCTGTTGTGTCTGAATTCATCAAAACTGTGGAGAAACTTTGCCGGAAGCTAAACCATAAATCTCCAGAATACAAGGTCTTTCTGAATGATCTCCCTGGGAAtgacttcaacaacatctttaTGTCCCTTGACAACTTCAAAGAGAAATTGTGTGATGAAATTGAAACTGGGGTTGGTCCATGCTACTTCTTTGGGGTTCCCGGTTCCTTCTATAGCAGGGTTTTCCCAAATCAAAGTCTGAATTTTGTCCATTCCTCTTATAGTCTTCAATGGCTTTCTAAG GTTCCTGAGGGTGTAAACAAAAACAGGGGCAATATTTACATAGGCAGTACAAGCCCTTCAAATGTTGGGAGAGCTTACTACGAACAATTTCAGagagatttttgtgtttttctaaAGTGTCGTGCAGAGGAATTAGTTGAAGGAGGTCGCATGGTTCTCACAATTTTGGGAAGAAGAAGTGATGCTGAGAATCCAGCTATCAAGGAGGGCGGTTATATTATCTGGGAGCTTATGGCTACAGCTCTTAATGATATGGTCATGCAG GGAATCATAAAGGAAGAGCAATTGGATACTTTTAACATTCCTCAATACACTCCATCTCCATCTGAAGTGGAATTGGAAGTTCTTAAAGAAGGATCATTTGCCATCAACCGTCTAGAGCTTGCTGAAGTGAATTGGAACCCTCTTGATGATCTGAACGCTCTTGACTTTGAATCTGAGAGGTCTGAATCACTCCGTGACAATGGATATAGTTTGGCACAGTGCATGAGATCTGTGGCAGAACCTATGCTAGTTAACCAATTTGGCGAAGATATTATTGAAGAGGTTTTTAGTCGCTACCAAAAACTCTTGGCTGATCGTATGTCTAAGGAGCAAACTAAGTTCAACAATATTACTATATCATTGACTAGAAAAGCATAA
- the LOC114382052 gene encoding salicylate carboxymethyltransferase-like codes for MEVAQVLHMNGGVGDASYANNSLVQQKVICLTKPIREEAIRSLYCSTHPRSLAIADLGCSSGPNTLFVVSEFIKIVEKLCRELNHKSPEYKVFLNDLPGNDFNNIFKSLDSFKEKLCDEMESGIGPCYFSGVPGSFYGRVFPYQSLHFVHSSYSLQWLSKVPEGVDNNKGNVYIGSTSPKNVVRAYYEQFQRDFSLFLKCRAEELVEGGRMVLTFLGRRSDDPSSKDGCYIWELLATALSDMVLQGIIREEQLDTFNIPQYTPSPSEVKLEVLKEGSFAINRLEVSEVNWNALDEWNALDFESERSESLSDGGYNVAQCMRAVAEPMLISHFGEAIIEEVFCRYQQILAERMSKEKTKFINVTILLTRKA; via the exons ATGGAAGTAGCACAGGTACTCCACATGAACGGTGGCGTTGGAGACGCAAGCTATGCAAACAACTCCCTTGTTCAG CAAAAGGTGATTTGTTTGACAAAGCCCATAAGAGAGGAAGCCATAAGAAGCCTCTATTGCAGCACACACCCCAGAAGCTTGGCAATTGCAGATTTGGGTTGCTCTTCTGGACCAAACACTTTATTTGTTGTGTCTGAATTCATAAAAATTGTGGAGAAGCTTTGCCGAGAGCTGAACCACAAATCTCCAGAATACAAAGTCTTTCTGAATGATCTCCCTGGGAAtgacttcaacaacatcttcaAGTCTCTTGACAGCTTCAAAGAGAAATTGTGTGATGAAATGGAAAGTGGGATCGGTCCATGCTACTTCTCGGGTGTTCCCGGTTCTTTCTATGGAAGGGTTTTCCCATATCAAAGTCTTCATTTTGTCCATTCCTCATACAGCCTTCAATGGCTATCTAAG gttcCTGAGGGTGTAGACAACAACAAGGGCAATGTTTACATAGGCAGTACGAGCCCCAAAAATGTTGTGAGAGCTTACTATGAGCAATTTCAGAgagatttctctctttttctcaagTGTCGTGCAGAGGAATTGGTTGAAGGAGGACGCATGGTTCTCACATTTTTGGGAAGAAGAAGCGATGATCCATCTAGCAAGGATGGTTGCTACATTTGGGAGCTTTTGGCTACTGCTCTTAGTGATATGGTCTTGCAG GGAATCATAAGAGAAGAGCAATTAGATACTTTTAACATCCCTCAATACACTCCATCCCCATCTGAAGTGAAATTGGAAGTTCTTAAAGAAGGATCATTCGCCATCAATCGTCTAGAGGTTTCTGAGGTGAATTGGAATGCTCTCGATGAGTGGAATGCTCTAGACTTTGAATCTGAAAGGTCTGAATCACTTAGTGATGGTGGATACAATGTGGCACAGTGCATGAGGGCTGTGGCAGAACCTATGCTGATTAGCCACTTTGGTGAAGCTATCATTGAAGAGGTTTTTTGCCGCTACCAGCAAATCTTGGCTGAACGTATGTCCAAGGAGAAAACCAAGTTCATCAATGTTACCATATTATTGACTAGAAAAGCATAA